A window of Cynocephalus volans isolate mCynVol1 chromosome 3, mCynVol1.pri, whole genome shotgun sequence genomic DNA:
CAACTCATGGATTCTTTTTTACATAATCCATTACagtcattattctttttaattgtcAGATTATCCCAAATTTGGCTACTGCATGAAGATTTTGAAGTAAGTCAAAAGCATAGGTAAATTTGAGACAGGATGGCAAAAGCTATAAATTTCAATTTTCAGTACTGTACACatttattgacaggtattgttcaAAACATTTAGCCAATGGCACAGCACAGGAACTACTGTAATCAATCAGACCCTATACTGACAGTAAAGAACTGGTAAATACCATGCACATATTACTCCCTTAATATTACTGACAGAAGCAAAGTTTCAAGTTTCgtatgtaaatgttttatttacacaAAAATACCTCAATTATACTAATTATACTACTGTAAAAACAATACCAAACCACGTAATATTCAATAAAAGCAAGCCCATTAAGTTTCTTAATCTGGCTCATTGGTGCTAACATCTCACAAGTAAACAATTTTAAGATTATACTGCCTTTAGAAAATTTTGAAACTATAGATTCTAAGTAAGCaccttaattttaatttactcttACCTTTTCTATCAGAAAATGTTGGTCTTGTTCCCAAATAAAACTaccaatttttcttcttatttctgtgatgagaaaaacaaacccaatactattttttaaaaagtgactttgTAGAATCTTTGAATTTCGCTTGAAGTCTGAAATTTCTAGGCTAGCATTTTTCCACTTGCACCAAAATCACCTAAGAGACTTGTTAAGATGCAGATTCCTATTGAATCAGATCATTGACAAAGAGCttaggaatttgcatttctaacaaattccccaGATGATTCCAGTGCATTAAGATAATCATTGCTGTAGACTTTTTCTGCTGGAATATTTATCTTCATTAGATATCAGTGTCTCCATTAAGCCAAGCATTAATAAAGAAGACAACTGTCCAGtcaaaacaaaaagtataaaattgcTGAATTTATAGAGCACAGATCTTCAAGAATTAATTGACTTTGCTAGAAGAACAATATGTCTAGTAGGCATGATAGTACAGGAGTTCTACAATGCTCAGCATGTCAAAGGACTATGTTATCATCCTAATTCAATGATCTCAAAAATTTTCACAGTAGCCACTGGAGAACAAAAAGGGTAACATTACACTAGACCTTTGCTGTctagtatggtagccactagctacatgtgggtACTGAACACTTGAAATCTGTGGCTAGTCCAAAATGGAAATGTcctgtaagtataaaataaacactgaatttcaaagatttagtaccaaaaaaagaatgaaaatatctcagtaattttttatattgagtgtgtgtgtgtgtgtgtgtgtgtgtgtgtgtgtgtgtattttttctttttaaagatgaccggtaaggtgatcttaacccttggcttggtgttgttagcaccacactcagccactgagtgaaccggccatccctatataggatccgaacccatggccttggtgttatcagcaccgcactctcccaagtgagccacgggctggcccataccataatcaatttttaatttcagaagaaaaacattcagaaaaatatgaagagaatCAAAACTAGCAAAGAACACATTCATTAAATGGTCACCACATGTCAGATACCCTAACATAATATCTCataatatctcattttatcctcaaaaCAACTTGGGAGAAGTTAAGTAACCAGTTCACAAAACTGGTAAGCATTGGATCCTAGCGGGTGAACACTCTACGGGCAAGATCTGCATCTGTCTTATTCACCACTGAATCCTCAGCACCTGGGTTGAAACCTGGCACACGAGGAGCTCAATGGATGtgtgaataaataataaacaaagccAATATATACACCTAAGGCAATCTGATCCAAAGAACATGTTTTTTCCACTTAAATCAAATGATACAAAACTCAAAAATATCTGATTGAGAACAAAGAACAGTAAAGTTGGATTTGGCTGTCTAACAGAGATGGGTTAAATGATCTTTGCTAACCTTTTTGCAGGCATGCAGGTGGAAGAATGAAATGACCTAAAGCCACTGAGTTTATTTCAGCATTAGCTACCGCAGAGAGATAGTAGGCATGAAAAACTGTAGCATTATCTTCTATGTAATCAAGGCTCTGATATATTctaggagaaagaaaggaaatctttTAGGTTACAAAATAAACAAGAATGTATTCAACcttgcaaaagaaagaataaatgactgGAAATAGGGGACAGTCACATTAAAAGATACATTTATGGTGGTCATTTTTTTCTGGCAAGGAAGTAATAATGTGGCATAAGGCATTACTAGTTTGGGGGCCTAAATCTAGGTAAATCTCAGCTTTAGAGACTTGGTTATTATATGAATTTAGGCACTTGACCTACAACAGTACTGTTAACTGACATCGACAGTGGACTGGAATATTCGTAGTCATTGCTATAAAGAAGGATCAATTAATTCTGAGGTGAGGAGTGTGAGTGCAGTCAGAGAAGCCTTCACATATAGAAGGCAAATCTTTCCTAGACCTGTGAAAAGGTGGAGATAAGAAGAAGGACtccacaagaaaaaagaaagacgtACGTGAAAGCACCATAGAGGTAGTTCTGGACTATGGAAGGCGTGAGAAAAACTGGGAAATAAACAAGGTAGGCACTAGCCAAGATTTAAATCTCTAGGTAATCaggaggggagtgggagagggaatGGCAGGCCCTTGATCAGATCTCTGCTTTGTGAACTTATCTGACAGTAGTGTGAAGGGGGATCACAGGGGCAGATTCGAGGCAGAGTAACCTCTTAGAAAGTTACTGTGACAGTCTGGGCAAGAGGTAATTAAGGTGCTACTACGATAGTGGCAGTGAGGATGAAGAACAATTACAGGGGTCCAATCCATGGTATCAGACCAGTGACTAATGGGGGTAGGGGTTGTTATTCAAAAGAGACTACAAAGGTTTTACGTTTGGAGAACACAGGACCTGGTGCAGGTATGGGGGGGGCAATCAAGAGATCTGGTTTCATATggagtatgaggggtcttcaagtCGCCACGTGGACGGGTGGGAGAGACAGCTGGAAACACACGACTGTTATTTGGGAAGGGACCCGAGGACCAGGTAGAAGGCCATGACACTGTGGcgcaaaggaaaggagaaaggttATATATTTTCCCCCGCACATCTAGGACTGAAAACTTGCTTGGTTCCAGGGTCACCCTATCATCAATATTTATTAGTGGACTGCAACTTCCATCCCCAACTCCAGGCTCATCATGACACAAGAGGCACTTCCAAGTGGTCCTCAAGTAGTACCTCAGCGTGTCTGGGTGCGAGGCATCACAGCTGAACAAAAAGTCGGCGGCCTGCGGGTCACAGATGGTCCCCCCTTCAGTCACTGAGGAGGCAAGAGCATAAAGTGAGCCCACCAAGCCCCCTGGCACCAGGGCAGCAGAGGGAGCAAGGGTGCTCCCCTCACCACCTCATCCACTCCTTCCTCCAGGCTTCCTACCCCAGAACTGCCTCAGGTCCCCGCTGACGCTGCGGCAGAACCAACCGCGGTGCCCTTGAAACATGGCGCTGCCACGCCGGTGAGGACTGAAGGAGGAGCCTGGAGCTGAGATCGCTGATTGGCCCCAGGTATCACCCCGAGCTCGATGATTGGTTCCCAAGAGCTATGGGCGGGAAAGGCCTGAGGAACACGGAAAGAGGGATGGTCACCACCAGACTAAGCTGACTGACCCTCCGGCAGGACTGTTTGGAGGGCTCCCGGCGTTCCCCCAATACCAAGGAGGAGGAGGGTCACTTGCGCCGATGGGTTTTAAACCGTAAGTATTAACAAAGTTTTTGTGCTGTGCTGTACAGGCATGGGCGCTGGTTCTGAAGCATCGagtattattttgaagcaaaactcattttattattcatctataaATGTTTCCGCTGGAATCTCTAAAAAATGAggacttttaaaaagcataaccacaataccattatcacaataaaaaataataattttttaatagagtCAAATATCACCACTGTTCAAATTTCTGGTTTTctcaaaattatgtttttcttttacggttgacccccatccccacccctgtcTTTCATCGGTTTTGATGAGTTAGATTCTTCCGGTGTTGCTTCCCTGCAAtctaaaattaaatctaaatttcaaaattatttaaataaaattgtccataaaatattatcttttttggtGTTTGCAGGCTCTGTAGTGACGGTTCTTTTTCCATCTCTAAGACtggttatttgtgtcttctctcttttttgtatcCTATTCTCAtcagaggtttgtcaattttatttattaggcTTTTCGAAGAAcaaatttctgattttgttgatattttctcatatatttcttttctgtatgaTTAAATTCTGCTCTTTATAATTTCCTTCTACTTTTCTTGGTTTTAAATTGtgttcattttctaatttcttgaaaTAGGTAACTGATCCTCCTCTATTGTTTCTCTAAAGTGTGTGTAAAAGACTATAAATATCCTTTTAAACTGTGTACTACAAGTTTTTGAGATGTCGTTTTTTGTTATcgttcaattcaaaatattttcagatttcctATATGAATGTTTTTACTCATGGATTATTCGAAATACTTTTATCCTTGGGCTTGGTattataacatcacactctaaccaactgggctaagtGGCCAGTCCCAAAATACTTTTACATTTCCAAAAACATACGATTTCCCAGATATcttgttgttattgatttctgatttaaatgcattaaaatcAAAGACTATGGTCTGTGTGATTAtaatcctttgaaatttgttgacaCTTTCCTTATGACTGAAGTACACACATGGTCAGTGTCCTGTGTATGTTCAAAAAGAATGTTCTAAAGCTGTTGGATGTTCTGGGATGTTGGATGCAGTGTTCTCTATATGTTTGTTGGATCAAGGTTGTTAATCATATTGTCTGATTCTTCTATCAACTACTGAGAAAGCCATGTAAAAATGTCTTAATTGTGGATTGTCAGCTTCTTGTAGGTCTGTTagcttttgctttatgtattttgaagttatGTTCTTAGGTACATGCAAATGTATACTTGTTATTACTTTCTAGTTGATTGAACCACTAAGCACTTAAACATGAAAGGCAAAACTttatgtaacaccaaggtcaagggttcggatccccatactggccagctgccaaataaaaaccactttaaaacaTATAGAATAAAAGGAGAATATCTTTCTGGCTTCAGAGTAAGGAAGGATATTTCAAACAAGATGCAAGTATTAACCataacagaaaaaatacatacatttgcgtttatttatttgtttttggtagctggctggtttggggatctgaacccatgagcttgctgttacaaggctgcgctctcaCCAACtgcgctaactggccagcacctaAGTTCACATTTAAATGACAAACCTCCCTTCATCAGAGTCATCATAGAGTGAAAACACAAGTCACAAACTGGGGGAAGATACCTGCAGAGCATATAACCAACAAAGAACaggtatccagaatatataagtaatcCTATGAATCAgttaaaaagagacaaacagcCCAATAGAAACATGGGCAAACCACCTGAATAGGCTTTCATAGAAGAGGAGctacaaatgaccaacaaactTATGAAGAGATGCTTACCTACAGTggtaattagggaaatgcaaactaaaaccacaatgagatgctatTTTATACCCACCTTACTGGTAAAAACTGGGTTAGCAAGACATAGATTAATCCGAATTTTCACTGATAGTGGGAATGCAAATGTATATACCTAGAGAAACTGTTGCTCTCATACATGTATGTACCACTACACAATACAAGAATGTTTATGGCAACATTGttggtaacaataataataacaaaaggaaaaaaattgaaaacaaccacTCATCTACCAACAGTAGATTGGatattttgggccggcccgtgggagagcgtggtgctgacaacaccaagtcaagcgttaagatccccttaccggtcatcttttaagaaagaaaaaaaaccccagtagATTGGatatttaaattgtgttttcagacaatggaatacaatataattttaaattttaaaaaagccaagGAAGACATAAACCATGATTTCATTCCTTTACAGTTCAAAAAAGAGGCAAAATGAAACTATATTTTTAGGGATATATTGCatatgtagtaaaaaaaaaaaaaagctaaatagtGCATTTGTAGGAAAAACATatctatgaattatttttaaaaagagaaaagcagaagtgGTAACTAACGactacaaaactatgctatctaccctaagtgaatcattgtgctgtatatgcatgtattgaaacaacacactgtacctcacaaatacatacaagcgtatgttaaaaaaaaaattttttttttttttaaagatgacgggtaagaggatcctaacccttgacttggtgttatcagcaccacactctcccaagtgagccacgggctggcccaataataattttttttaaaagagaaaaaaactagacACAAAatgtagaatagtgattacctcAGGGCTGGGAGAGACACACAGGGGCCTTCAATGGTTTTGTTACTGTTTTATTTCCAAAGCTTGGTGGTCAATTAACGTGTTTGGTTTTTATGTTATTCTCTTAAAAAACTGTACATATACATTCCTCCACTCTtctattgtattttataatttaatttttaaaaataatcaagaaagtaTGTTAATTTGGGAGGATTTTATCTAAAACAGTTAAGCAAATATTTGACCTTCAGTAACCATCTTCACCCatctgaaaaattaatttatccaGAGCATCTCTTGCCCTGGAAATACCCGGTaatccatttttcttcttctgcatctcAGCTACGTTATACTACTGTGCCATGACATTACCACTGCTATTCTAAAAGTCCAGTTAGTTCAAGAAAACTGCAAGGCATTCTCCTTTTGAAGTTCTCACCTCACTGACTCCTAACACATTGATTTTACCCTCTGCATCACAcattatgtttttgttgttattagcCTCATCTCTTGTAGCCTCAGATACATCAATATATG
This region includes:
- the TERB2 gene encoding telomere repeats-binding bouquet formation protein 2; translation: MFQGHRGWFCRSVSGDLRQFWVTEGGTICDPQAADFLFSCDASHPDTLRIYQSLDYIEDNATVFHAYYLSAVANAEINSVALGHFILPPACLQKEIRRKIGSFIWEQDQHFLIEKHDEVTPNEIKTLRESSELETEHKKELSKSTGEHFIRTPVVEKQMYFPLQNYPVNNMVTDYLSINAMKKYLGDLHDFIPGSSGYLAYRVQNEINMSAIKNKLKRKV